A single region of the Mercenaria mercenaria strain notata chromosome 6, MADL_Memer_1, whole genome shotgun sequence genome encodes:
- the LOC123550142 gene encoding adenosine receptor A2b-like codes for MDILDKYTVLPFSNRTLNSSSTPVAQSGFSSAIYIVWDVLYGLLSVTTVIGNTLILMCLSKFRDSTSSIHILIGNLAVSDLIMGGLLLPYCIILDAMQLNSEKYLCLVKVSLIVFAIGISAYGLLLVSIDRFSAVCFPFKHHKTLSSKKVLIMLAIGWTYVAIFAFLPLSGWNFYDVNLPYSCTQDKVLTPIYAKVMNGHFILLLSINFILYIIVIRISMKKARKVYATQKFASEYRANMRELYRVKTMAMVQGLFAVCWFPYVSVSIAITFTENQVLQQTQYWCVIPGLLNSAVNWIVYGYRNEQLRRQFKKHFKCICRF; via the coding sequence ATGGACATATTAGATAAATATACTGTATTACCTTTTTCGAACAGAACGCTTAATTCAAGCTCTACACCTGTGGCACAATCAGGATTTTCGTCTGCCATTTACATCGTTTGGGATGTTCTTTATGGACTTCTTTCTGTAACCACAGTCATAGGAAACACTCTTATTCTCATGTGTCTCTCCAAATTCCGAGACAGCACGAGCAGTATCCACATACTGATCGGAAACCTCGCTGTGTCCGACCTCATTATGGGAGGTTTGTTACTTCCGTATTGCATTATATTGGACGCGATGCAGCtaaattctgaaaaatatttgtGTCTAGTTAAAGTTTCGCTGATAGTGTTCGCCATCGGTATATCTGCATATGGTCTACTGTTGGTATCAATTGACAGGTTTTCTGCTGTGTGTTTCCCGTTCAAACACCACAAAACTTTGAGTTCGAAAAAAGTACTCATCATGCTGGCGATCGGCTGGACATATGTGGCTATATTTGCTTTCCTCCCCCTATCCGGTTGGAATTTTTACGATGTGAATTTACCGTACAGCTGCACGCAAGATAAAGTTTTGACGCCAATTTATGCCAAAGTCATGAATGGACACTTCATCCTTCTTTTGAGTATCAATTTTATTCTTTACATAATCGTTATTCGAATCTCTATGAAGAAGGCGAGAAAGGTCTATGCTACACAGAAGTTTGCTTCCGAGTACCGAGCAAATATGAGAGAATTATACCGGGTCAAAACGATGGCAATGGTTCAAGGCCTTTTCGCTGTTTGCTGGTTCCCATACGTTTCAGTTTCTATAGCGATAACTTTTACGGAGAACCAGGTGTTGCAGCAGACACAATACTGGTGTGTTATTCCGGGTTTGCTAAATTCGGCCGTCAACTGGATTGTCTATGGATACAGAAATGAGCAACTACGCAGACAATTtaaaaaacacttcaaatgtaTATGCAGATTTTAA
- the LOC123548962 gene encoding uncharacterized protein LOC123548962, translated as MSKKSVRSSSRTGSVKSGGKAPGGKKPEPCSQCTKPNKNLRLLACSHAFCPECLKTLPTKEVESNEKDGRSSKLSNKGGKKSATPKEEPICPICDAPKQEEDFTHGECAPCKFEEKSSGATGFCVECSELLCESCSTEHNKFKTIRAHNILKGDRIPKDTGAVARLPLLMMCMVHTEKDLEYYCADHDVMGCGACVNTDHRRCERVMFIKDITDEPSDRKVVADAAVELRDIKKNFEDIHKDTGEILTSLEQQRNEIRERREQYKNKIMELLDKLETSSEIEMEEVIQNVSKDMGDDSQSSTEILGKLDSSIQILDAAAGHATNQQMFVAGRRSAAERDKYVNMLNNAMGSIQNVRLEFKPDPTMERLAKSLEMFDGRTISSNRTRQNQKPRNTFQPQNGFIDHGMGTQPVNFISRTDMNRRPSSEFSNSNSQFQNNRGNDLPPIGRQTSIMTGSVPDFRSAGYRSSMTDFQGGGGGGIRSLPQTPRRNDFNQQFRSMPPTPRLGMTDGLEPTLYERQMFNQGALPIIPPRVAYSEPGFDMGRKQQDFAPLSPRTVGNNALVNQGLNKPQMSKPDMLTINHQQVSRRNSLTSIASMPLSTRETSTKTKSDILAQASPINRRGELNPSGPALKDRKAILAGQFNVRLQEDSNVCGLKGAAFMQDGRIVLADYDNHNVKVFDSKLYRGSQLRLSSGPWDVEVTGPKEVAVSLPFESKIQFIAVTDQLKATRSIKLDMDCYGIVCRNQELIVVCNDYLIGPAVQVVSLTGRIKQTIDTDRSGRRILSDPYYLTVTPTGKLIYVSDKDRIVCMDRHGNVTSVYQDVSLRNARGIDIDNEGNLYVCGYMSNSVHQITMHGIDFRCLISKEQVWDPWSVKFSEGNGTIMVTCDASDTIKVFSLQ; from the exons atgtcgaaaaagtcTGTTCGCTCAAGTAGCCGGACTGGTTCCGTTAAATCTGGCGGGAAAGCCCCTGGTGGCAAGAAGCCGGAACCTTGTTCCCAGTGCACAAAGCCTAACAAAAATTTGCGACTGCTCGCTTGTAGTCACGCGTTTTGTCCAGAATGTTTGAAAACCTTACCAACAAAAGAGGTGGAGTCCAATGAGAAAGACGGGCGAAGTTCAAAATTGTCAAACAAAGGTGGCAAGAAGAGCGCCACACCGAAAGAGGAACCTATCTGCCCGATATGTGATGCGCCTAAACAAGAAGAGGATTTTACTCATGGAGAGTGTGCACCAT GTAAATTTGAAGAGAAATCAAGCGGGGCCACAGGGTTTTGTGTAGAATGTTCGGAACTACTTTGCGAATCGTGCTCAACTGAAcataataaattcaaaactatCAGAGCTCATAACATTCTTAAAGGCGATAGAATTCCAAAG GATACGGGTGCAGTTGCTCGGCTTCCACTTTTGATGATGTGTATGGTTCATACGGAAAAAGACCTAGAATACTACTGCGCCGATCATGACGTCATGGGATGTGGCGCATGCGTAAACACAGACCACAGGCGGTGCGAACGCGTCATGTTTATAAAAGACATCACTGATGAACCATCGGACAGAAAAGTGGTCGCTGACGCCGCCGTAGAGTTGAGAGACATTAAAAAGAACTTTGAAGATATTCATAAAGATACGGGAGAGATACTTACGAGCCTTGAACAACAAAGGAATGAAATTCGAGAACGTCgtgaacaatataaaaacaaaataatggagCTACTGGATAAGCTGGAAACGTCAAGCGAAATTGAAATGGAAGAAGTGATACAGAATGTTTCTAAAGATATGGGTGATGACAGCCAGAGTTCAACAGAGATATTAGGAAAATTAGACAGTTCCATACAAATCCTAGACGCTGCTGCCGGACATGCAACAAACCAACAAATGTTTGTTGCCGGTCGCCGTAGCGCGGCGGAGAGAGACAAGTACGTCAATATGCTTAACAACGCTATGGGGAGTATTCAGAACGTTCGTCTTGAATTCAAACCGGACCCGACAATGGAACGGCTTGCAAAAAGTCTAGAAATGTTTGATGGGAGGACAATATCCTCAAACAGGACAAGACAAAACCAGAAGCCCAGAAATACTTTTCAGCCTCAAAACGGCTTTATTGATCATGGAATGGGAACACAGCCGGTCAACTTCATATCTCGGACAGATATGAATCGTCGTCCGTCTTCGGAGTTTTCGAATTCAAACTCGCAATTCCAGAACAATCGAGGGAATGATCTTCCGCCAATTGGTCGTCAGACATCCATTATGACTGGTTCTGTTCCGGATTTCCGAAGTGCGGGATACAGGTCTAGCATGACGGATTTTCAAGGCGGAGGTGGTGGAGGGATCAGGAGTCTTCCACAGACTCCACGAAGAAACGACTTCAACCAACAATTTAGAAGTATGCCACCAACTCCTAGACTAGGAATGACAGATGGACTCGAACCGACGTTGTACGAACGACAAATGTTTAACCAGGGAGCTTTGCCTATTATACCTCCACGTGTAGCCTACTCGGAACCAGGATTTGACATGGGGCGCAAGCAGCAAGATTTTGCGCCGTTGTCCCCAAGAACCGTTGGAAATAACGCACTGGTTAATCAAGGTCTTAACAAGCCACAGATGAGCAAACCAGATATGCTGACAATAAATCATCAACAAGTTTCTAGAAGAAACTCTCTGACGAGCATCGCTTCAATGCCATTGTCAACAAGAGAGACTTCAACGAAGACAAAGTCCGACATTCTTGCACAGGCTTCACCAATAAACCGCCGAGGAGAGCTAAATCCTTCTGGTCCAGCACTGAAGGATCGCAAAGCCATTCTGGCCGGCCAGTTTAACGTCCGGCTTCAAGAAGATTCAAACGTTTGTGGTTTAAAGGGGGCGGCTTTTATGCAAGATGGCAGAATCGTGCTAGCTGATTATGATAACCATAATGTGAAGGTGTTTGATTCAAAGCTTTACCGCGGTTCCCAACTTCGTCTGTCATCCGGTCCCTGGGATGTCGAAGTCACTGGTCCGAAAGAGGTGGCCGTTTCATTACCATTTGAAAGCAAGATTCAGTTTATTGCTGTTACAGACCAGCTGAAAGCAACTCGATCAATAAAGTTGGACATGGACTGCTATGGTATTGTATGCAGAAATCAAGAACTTATTGTCGTCTGCAACGACTACCTTATTGGTCCGGCGGTACAGGTTGTCAGTTTAACTGGGAGAATCAAGCAGACGATCGATACGGACAGGAGCGGACGCAGAATCCTCTCGGACCCTTACTACCTGACCGTGACCCCGACCGGAAAGCTTATTTACGTCTCCGATAAAGACAGAATCGTCTGCATGGATCGGCATGGTAACGTGACATCTGTCTACCAGGATGTGTCTCTACGCAACGCACGTGGGATTGACATTGACAACGAAGGAAATTTGTACGTCTGCGGGTATATGTCTAACAGTGTACatcaaattacaatgcacgggaTTGACTTCCGCTGTTTGATCAGCAAGGAGCAGGTCTGGGACCCATGGTCTGTCAAGTTTAGTGAGGGCAACGGAACAATTATGGTTACATGTGATGCAAGTGACACAATAAAAGTTTTCTCCCTCCAGTGA